One Campylobacter sputorum genomic window, TCCAGCTTTTAATAGCTTACTAGAGATATTTTTTAACTATCCTGGGGTTTGGGCTATTATAAACCATCGTTTTGCACATTTTTTCCATACTAAAGGATTTAAAAGATTGGCTAGAATTATGGCTGGAATTTCAAGATTTTTCACAGGAGTTGATATTCACCCTGGTGCAAAAGTAGGGAGAAGAGTTTTTTTAGATCACGCAACTGGAATTGTTATAGGAGAAACTGCCGAAATTGGTGATAGAGTATTGTTATATCAAGGCGTAACATTAGGTGGCGTTAGTTTAGATAAAGGAAAACGCCACCCTACCTTAAAAGAAGGTGTTGTAGTTGGTGCTGGAGCTAAAATTTTAGGAAATATCACAATAGGTAAAAACTCTAAAATAGGAGCAAATTCAGTTGTAGTAAAAAGTGTTCCACCAAATTGCACTGCTGTTGGAATTCCTGCTACAGTACTTGGAGGTTGTGATAAAACACCTCTTTCTCATAATAAAATTCCAAATATAAACAAAGAGCTATTTGAATATCTTGTAAAAAGAATTTCAATAATCGAAGAAATTTTACATAAAGACAACGAAGACATATTATCAAAAGACAAAGCTTTAGAAGAGTTATATAAAAACTATATTATTAAAAATTAAAAAGTTTTAGAAAAAAGGGTTAAATTTATGAATTTAATAAAACATATTTTAATATTTTTAATAATGAGTTTTATTTTACTTACCATAATGCTTGTATCATACGCTAATATAAATATTGAAGATATAAACGATATAGTAAGCGAATATTCGTTTATTGAAATTTCACAAGAAATAATAATTTTTATTATTATTTGTATATATTTTTATATAGCAAAAAAAATATATATTTTAAAACATATTTGCATACTTATAGGATCATTTTTTATTTGTATATTAATAAGAGAGTTTGATTTCTTATTTGATATATTGCATCATGGTTCTTGGTTTTATTTTACTATTTTAACAACTATTACTGGCACAATACTTGCTTTGAGAGATAAAAATAAACTTTTAAATGGCTTTGAATACTATAAAAACTTACCATATTTTGGCATGATGATATCTGGACTTTTAACAATATTAGTATTTTCAAGATTATTTGGAACAACTATGTTTTGGAATATATTCTTACCGGATAATTATGCAAATATTGTCAAAAATATAGTTCAAGAAGGAAGTGAGTTTTTTGGATATATATTATGTTTATTTTCAAGTATATACTTTATGATTAAAACAAGAAAAAAATAGTATAATAATTATGTTTTAAATTTACTACATTGATTTCATAAAGGATATCTAATGAATATACATCTCGCAAATAGAGCTAAATCTATCAAAGAATCTGTAACAATAGCAATAAGTGCAAAAGCAAAAGAAATGAAAGCTAATGGCATAGATGTTATAAGTTTGAGTGCAGGAGAACCAGACTTTGATACGCCAGAGATAATAAAAAGTGCCGTAAAAGTTGCTTTATCACAAGGTTGTTCAAAATATACTCCAATACCAGGAACTCTTGAGGTTTTACAAGCTATAAAAACAAAACTAAAAAAAGACAATAATTTAGAATATGAAACAAATGAAATAATAACTAATGTTGGTGCTAAACACTCTATTTTCAATATAATTCAAGCTATGATAGAGCAAGGCGATGAAGTTATTATACCAGCACCTTACTGGGTAAGTTATCCTGAGATAGTTAAATTTGCAGGCGGAACACCAGTGATTATAAATACAGATGAGAGTAGTAAATTTAAGATTACAGCTGAGCAGCTAAAAAACGCTATTACTACAAAAAGTAAATTACTCATATTAAATTCCCCAAGCAATCCAACAGGTTCAATATATACAAAAGAAGAATTAAGTCAATTTGCCAAAATACTAAAAGATACAGATATAGTTGTAATCAGCGATGAAATTTATGAAAAATTAGTATTTGATGGAGAATTTTGTGCAACAGCAAGTATAAGCGAAGATATGTTAAAACGCACAATAACTATAAATGGGCTTAGTAAATGTGGTGCAATGCCAGGATGGAGATTTGGCTATATGGCTTGCAAGATACCAGAACTTACAAAAGCTGTTAAATCTATACAAAGCCAAAGCACATCAAATATAAGTTCTATTGTTCAAGCAGGAGCAATTCCTGGACTACTTGGCGAATCAAACGAAGATATAGCAAAAATGAATAAAGCTTACAAAGAACGAAGAGACTACGCTGTAAAAGCAATAAACGATATAAAAGGATTAAAAGCATTAAAGCCAGATGGAGCTTTTTATATATTTGTAAATTGTAGTGAGATAGAAAAAGATTCTATGAAATTTTGTAAAGATATGTTAAGCGAAGCTAAAGTAGCGGCTGTTCCAGGCATAGGATTTGGATTAGATGGATATTTTAGAATGTCTTATGCAACAGATTTAGATAGTATCAAAAAAGCCATAGATAGAATCGCTAAATTTGTTGAAAGCTACAAAAAATAGAAATTTAGTAAGCTTTTAAATAAAGCTTACTATTTTATTAACATATAAATTTATTTTCTCACCTTATCTATACTTGCTTTTATAGCTTTTATAAAAGCAGATCTAATAGAATGCTCTTCTAGGACATTAACACCTTCTATAGTAGTTCCAGCAGGCGAACAAACAGACTCTTTTATAAGAGCTGGATGAGATTCTTTTAGTAGTGCTGATACACTTTTAAAAACACCAGCAGTAATACTATGGGATATATCTTTTTTAAGCCCTTTACTAACACAACCGCACGCCATAGCTTCAGCAACCAAAGCTAAATACGCCGGCGCACAACCACTTATCGCCATTGCGATATTTAACTCATCTTCACTATCAACTCTACAAATTTCACCAAATGTAGATAAAATAACCTCATCTTCATTGTGGCAATCTTTTGAGAAAAAAGGAGTTATAGAAGATTTAAATTTAGCAGCTATATTTGGCATAGCTTTTATATATCTATTTGAAGAAATTTGATTTTTTATATCTTCAAGTGTTGATGTAGCTAAAACACTTATTACTAAATCAGCTTTTCCACTTAAAATTTGACTAACACTACCAAGAGCGTAGGGTTTAAAAGCTAATATAATAAATTTATTATTTATATCAAATTTATCTCCATAAAGCTCTGTTTTAAAACCTTGTTTTTCTAAATTTTCTAATTTTTCTCTGTTTCTGCCAACCAAAAAAACACTATACTTATCTTTTAACCCAAAAGCCATAGCAGTTGCCATAGCTCCATTGCCAAGTATAAAAATTTCTTCCATAAATTTAATTATCTTTATTTATATAGTTAGCTATCCTATCAGCTTGTTTGTATTGAGGATAACCAACAGTATCAAGTATAACTTGAGAAATGGTATTATTTGTCATATTACAAACTATAGGAGCAACAAAATTCATAGTTGATTCTTCAAGTGGTGAATTAAGTACAACTATAACATAAACTCTAAGTTCGCTATTATCTTTTATATCCATAAGTTTTATATAATAATCTGGAATTTCAAAAGCATAATCTCTAAATCCATAAGGATTTATTAGTGTAAAAGTTGTTTTATCGTCCTGACTTTCTAATCTTGCAAAAAAATCGTCTATTTGAACAATTTTAGCCTTTTTTATCTGCTCAAAACCCAATATAGGACTTTTTATATCAAAAATCATGATACTCTCCTTATAAATTTATATTATTATGTTATTCTATCATTTTTTTATCAAAAAGCATATAAATATCCCTTTTTTATAAACAAATAAAACAAAAAAGTGTAAAATATGCCAAGAATTTATTTTATAAGGAAATTGCTATATGAAAATATCATATAAATATATTATTGCGATATTAATTGCATTTGTAATAACTGCATGCTCAACAAAGTCTGATGAAATTTACAACTTATCTCCAGATGCGTGGTATTCCCTGATAATAAAAGATATACGAGATAGAGACTTAGAAAGTGCCGATAAACACTATACATCCATGCAAAGCGAACATGTCGCTTCGCCACTATTAGAGACTATTTTAATAATTCTAGCACAAGCCCATATGGAAGATGAAGAGTATCTGCTTGCAAACTACTATTTGGATGAATATATAAAAAAATACGGGGATTATAAAAAAACAGAATATGCAGAGTTTTTAAAAATGAAAGCAAATTTTGACTCATTTATAAGACCAAATAGAAATCAAAAACTAATGGATGATACAACCGTTCAAATACAAAATTTTCTATACAAATATCCAAACTCAATGTATAGACCATTAGCTGAGACAATGTTGCTGAAATTTAATCTTGCTACGCACTATTTGGATCTACAAATAGCCGATTTATATGAAAGAACAGGCAGAGATATATCTGCTGAAATTTATAAAGAAAAGATAGATAATTCCCCTTATAAAGATACAAATTTAATACCACCAACACTTCCGTGGTATAGAAGCATTTTTGAATAGGAGAAAATATGATAAGCAAGATTGAAAGTTTGCCAATGCAAATATCTGTTTTAGTAGAAGATA contains:
- a CDS encoding outer membrane protein assembly factor BamD, which encodes MSYKYIIAILIAFVITACSTKSDEIYNLSPDAWYSLIIKDIRDRDLESADKHYTSMQSEHVASPLLETILIILAQAHMEDEEYLLANYYLDEYIKKYGDYKKTEYAEFLKMKANFDSFIRPNRNQKLMDDTTVQIQNFLYKYPNSMYRPLAETMLLKFNLATHYLDLQIADLYERTGRDISAEIYKEKIDNSPYKDTNLIPPTLPWYRSIFE
- a CDS encoding pyrroline-5-carboxylate reductase; translated protein: MEEIFILGNGAMATAMAFGLKDKYSVFLVGRNREKLENLEKQGFKTELYGDKFDINNKFIILAFKPYALGSVSQILSGKADLVISVLATSTLEDIKNQISSNRYIKAMPNIAAKFKSSITPFFSKDCHNEDEVILSTFGEICRVDSEDELNIAMAISGCAPAYLALVAEAMACGCVSKGLKKDISHSITAGVFKSVSALLKESHPALIKESVCSPAGTTIEGVNVLEEHSIRSAFIKAIKASIDKVRK
- the cysE gene encoding serine O-acetyltransferase, which gives rise to MEFLNIIKEDFLEPKRQDPAFNSLLEIFFNYPGVWAIINHRFAHFFHTKGFKRLARIMAGISRFFTGVDIHPGAKVGRRVFLDHATGIVIGETAEIGDRVLLYQGVTLGGVSLDKGKRHPTLKEGVVVGAGAKILGNITIGKNSKIGANSVVVKSVPPNCTAVGIPATVLGGCDKTPLSHNKIPNINKELFEYLVKRISIIEEILHKDNEDILSKDKALEELYKNYIIKN
- the fliW gene encoding flagellar assembly protein FliW, encoding MIFDIKSPILGFEQIKKAKIVQIDDFFARLESQDDKTTFTLINPYGFRDYAFEIPDYYIKLMDIKDNSELRVYVIVVLNSPLEESTMNFVAPIVCNMTNNTISQVILDTVGYPQYKQADRIANYINKDN
- a CDS encoding pyridoxal phosphate-dependent aminotransferase, with the translated sequence MNIHLANRAKSIKESVTIAISAKAKEMKANGIDVISLSAGEPDFDTPEIIKSAVKVALSQGCSKYTPIPGTLEVLQAIKTKLKKDNNLEYETNEIITNVGAKHSIFNIIQAMIEQGDEVIIPAPYWVSYPEIVKFAGGTPVIINTDESSKFKITAEQLKNAITTKSKLLILNSPSNPTGSIYTKEELSQFAKILKDTDIVVISDEIYEKLVFDGEFCATASISEDMLKRTITINGLSKCGAMPGWRFGYMACKIPELTKAVKSIQSQSTSNISSIVQAGAIPGLLGESNEDIAKMNKAYKERRDYAVKAINDIKGLKALKPDGAFYIFVNCSEIEKDSMKFCKDMLSEAKVAAVPGIGFGLDGYFRMSYATDLDSIKKAIDRIAKFVESYKK